One window from the genome of Haemorhous mexicanus isolate bHaeMex1 chromosome 22, bHaeMex1.pri, whole genome shotgun sequence encodes:
- the LOC132337310 gene encoding LOW QUALITY PROTEIN: fibrinogen-like protein 1-like protein (The sequence of the model RefSeq protein was modified relative to this genomic sequence to represent the inferred CDS: inserted 2 bases in 2 codons): MSVLLQRIHIPKFTVYLLPPTAHHYNPLFFTPMLALLSPVLALPIENLERFKVNFDEMVNIHSNGPLPDEAGGIIQWNQEADPQQAQGCSNWPKDCNELPASSPNGIYIIQPTGLQTIMVYCEMNREDGGWTIIQRSHRDTPVSWDESWSRHWSTYKYGFGIVHTKFWLGTEYIHQITRQKVYEVRFVIWDASNNMKFADYNLFSLDDEXQSYQLWLGVHLGTTEDAMASKGTTTMHNNMKFSAKDRDQDTSNGNSATSSGGGWWFSVCYSVHLNFKXGMTWGNLCPENCRALAILIKPPAYC; encoded by the exons ATGTCAGTCCTCCTCCAGAGGATTCACATTCCCAAATTCACTGTGTATCTTCTTCCTCCAACTGCTCATCACTACAATCCTCTGTTTTTCACCCCCATGCTGGCCCTGCTATCCCCAGTTCTTGCTCTTCCCATTGAAAACCTGGAGAGATTTAAAGTAAATTTTGATGAAATGGTTAATATCCATTCCAATGGGCCTCTTCCTG ATGAAGCTGGAGGGATCATCCAGTGGAACCAGGAAGCTGATcctcagcaggcacagggctgcagca ATTGGCCCAAGGACTGCAATGAGCTCCCTGCTAGCAGCCCCAATGGCATCTACATCATCCAGCCCACAGGACTGCAAACCATCATGGTCTACTGTGAGATGAACAGGGAGGATGGAGGCTGGACCATCATCCAGAGGAGCCACAGAGATACTCCAGTCAGCTGGGACGAGTCCTGGAGT CGACACTGGAGCACCTACAAGTACGGCTTTGGAATTGTACACACCAAGTTCTGGCTGGGCACTGAGTACATCCACCAGATCACCAGGCAGAAGGTCTACGAGGTCAGGTTTGTCATCTGGGATGCTTCAAATAACATGAAGTTTGCAGACTACAACCTGTTCAGCCTGGATGATG TCCAGAGCTACCAGCTGTGGCTGGGAGTGCACTTGGGGACAACGGAGGATGCCATGGCCTCCAAGGGCACGACCACTATGCACAACAACATGAAGTTCTCTGCTAAAGATCGGGATCAGGACACTTCTAATGGGAActctgccaccagctctggggGTGGGTGGTGGTTCTCGGTGTGTTACTCTGTGCATCTGAACTTCA GGGGCATGACATGGGGCAACCTGTGCCCAGAGAACTGCAGAGCCTTGGCCATCCTCATCAAACCCCCCGCCTACTGCTAG